A genomic stretch from Bordetella sp. N includes:
- a CDS encoding STAS domain-containing protein has protein sequence MSLTTARIGSVLLVTPEGQINSANAGAIEAELVALVDKGERQVVLDMSRLNYISSAGLRVVLVLAKRLQQQDGSLVLCDMPSHVREVFDVSGFLVILTVTDTREQALARLTAH, from the coding sequence ATGAGTCTCACCACAGCCCGAATCGGCTCCGTTCTCCTCGTTACTCCGGAGGGCCAGATCAACAGCGCCAATGCCGGCGCCATCGAAGCGGAGCTCGTTGCCCTGGTCGACAAGGGAGAACGCCAGGTCGTGCTGGACATGTCGCGGCTGAACTACATTTCCAGCGCCGGCTTGCGCGTGGTGCTGGTGCTGGCCAAGCGGCTTCAGCAACAGGACGGGTCACTGGTCCTGTGCGACATGCCGTCGCACGTGCGCGAGGTGTTCGACGTCAGCGGTTTCCTGGTGATCCTGACCGTGACGGACACACGCGAGCAGGCCCTGGCCCGGTTGACGGCACATTAA
- the alr gene encoding alanine racemase, whose protein sequence is MTFHSAPASIGNRAMARVDPAAIAHNLDQVRRRMGSGGPASQGPRVWASIKADAYGHGIHHVVPALADADGLAVSRLADVAVCRDAGWRGPILIYGGLQDLIEVAHLDQPGLHLVISSVEQLDWLAARPLHCPPPWLWLRYVGDLGVIGLDYDTYRAAYARCEPWLARGDIAGIGHFQHYAAADLPIGIAAAQARFRTLTARMAGPRSTSSSPTILCHPEHAATTHWIRPGRLLYGLSPLPDRTGTQLGLRPALSMRARLAAVHEVAAGTPLGYHGAFVAPTAMRVGVVNCGYAQGYPGHPPVGMPVLVNGRLARGLGQVMMEHLLVDLGNHPDAAPGTPVILWGTPELPAEHVAAACGRTAPELITGLTGRVPIRAS, encoded by the coding sequence ATGACGTTCCACTCCGCGCCAGCGTCTATCGGTAACCGTGCCATGGCGCGTGTGGATCCCGCCGCCATCGCGCACAACCTGGATCAAGTGCGGCGCCGCATGGGCAGCGGCGGCCCGGCCTCCCAAGGCCCTCGTGTATGGGCATCGATCAAGGCCGACGCCTATGGCCATGGAATTCATCATGTCGTGCCGGCGCTGGCCGACGCCGATGGCCTGGCGGTATCGCGGTTGGCCGACGTCGCCGTCTGCCGCGACGCCGGTTGGCGTGGCCCCATCCTGATCTACGGCGGCCTGCAGGATCTCATCGAAGTCGCGCACCTGGACCAGCCCGGCCTGCACCTGGTGATCAGCAGCGTCGAACAGCTCGACTGGCTCGCGGCCCGCCCCCTGCACTGTCCGCCCCCCTGGCTGTGGCTGCGCTATGTCGGCGACCTTGGCGTCATCGGCCTGGACTACGACACCTATCGGGCCGCCTACGCGCGCTGCGAACCCTGGCTGGCGCGCGGCGACATCGCCGGCATCGGGCATTTCCAGCACTATGCGGCCGCCGACCTGCCCATCGGCATCGCGGCCGCCCAGGCGCGCTTCCGCACGTTGACCGCCAGGATGGCCGGCCCCCGCAGCACCAGCAGCAGCCCCACCATCCTGTGCCATCCCGAGCACGCCGCGACCACGCACTGGATCCGGCCGGGCCGCCTGCTGTATGGCCTCAGTCCCCTGCCTGACAGGACCGGCACCCAACTGGGACTGCGCCCCGCCCTGTCCATGCGGGCGCGCCTGGCGGCGGTGCACGAGGTCGCGGCCGGCACGCCCCTCGGTTATCACGGCGCTTTCGTCGCCCCTACCGCCATGCGCGTGGGGGTCGTCAACTGCGGCTATGCGCAAGGCTATCCCGGTCATCCACCCGTCGGCATGCCCGTCCTTGTGAACGGGCGGCTGGCGCGCGGTCTGGGACAAGTCATGATGGAACATCTGCTGGTGGACCTGGGCAACCATCCGGACGCGGCGCCAGGCACGCCGGTGATCTTGTGGGGAACTCCGGAGCTGCCCGCCGAACACGTGGCGGCCGCCTGCGGTCGCACGGCGCCGGAACTGATCACGGGCCTGACTGGCCGCGTGCCGATCCGCGCATCGTGA
- the metW gene encoding methionine biosynthesis protein MetW produces MTGPTLAQGELRKDLARIASWVQPGTRVLDLGCGDGELLAHLRDERQVNGAGVEIDDHSVIACVRRGVNVIQQNLEEGLALFEASQFDTVVLSQTLQSMHHTEHILREMARVAQYGVVSFPNFGYWPHGWSILRGRMPVSRQMPYAWYNTPNIHLCTLRDFESLAQKVGLRILQRATFNHDREVRLMPSWRSTLALYRFTAG; encoded by the coding sequence ATGACGGGACCTACCTTGGCCCAAGGCGAATTGCGCAAGGACCTGGCGCGGATCGCCAGCTGGGTCCAGCCCGGCACCCGCGTGCTGGATCTGGGCTGCGGCGACGGCGAATTGCTGGCGCATCTGCGCGACGAACGCCAGGTGAATGGCGCCGGTGTGGAGATCGACGACCACTCGGTCATCGCCTGCGTGCGGCGCGGCGTCAATGTCATCCAGCAGAACCTGGAAGAGGGGCTGGCGCTGTTCGAGGCCAGCCAGTTCGACACCGTGGTGCTGTCGCAGACGCTGCAGTCCATGCACCACACCGAGCACATCCTGCGCGAGATGGCGCGCGTGGCGCAGTACGGCGTGGTGTCTTTCCCCAACTTCGGCTATTGGCCGCACGGTTGGTCGATCTTGCGGGGCCGCATGCCGGTCTCGCGCCAGATGCCCTACGCCTGGTACAACACGCCCAACATCCATCTGTGCACGCTGCGCGATTTCGAAAGCCTGGCGCAAAAAGTGGGCTTGCGCATTTTGCAGCGCGCCACCTTCAATCATGACCGCGAGGTGCGCCTGATGCCCAGCTGGCGTAGTACCCTGGCGCTCTATCGTTTTACCGCCGGCTAG
- a CDS encoding universal stress protein, which yields MAAPTEFSASPLSHSSVADGPILLATDLSARCDRALDRAVVLAKARGVPLIALHVLESAPTTASPAAPSWRRFSEDHRELARYRLGLDLNDPDLKADIHVESGDASDRIVEFATQYGCSLIVTGIARDESLGKLLLGSTVKKLVRHVAVPVLVVKNRPHGAYREAVVATDFSPESRHALQVAAGLFPGTSLLLFHAYETPFGMRRLAEGLGDDAQRDAQMEMNAFLAATPGLPAGVPSCTLVEDGEPETLLSDHVFAQRYELVVAGTRRVKGIMGAMVGSVAERLLEALPCDVLLVRGAEPDAR from the coding sequence ATGGCAGCGCCCACGGAGTTTTCAGCATCGCCGCTTTCCCATAGCTCCGTCGCCGACGGCCCCATCCTGTTGGCTACCGATCTCAGCGCGCGCTGCGACCGGGCGCTGGACCGGGCCGTGGTGCTGGCCAAGGCGCGCGGCGTACCCTTGATCGCGCTGCACGTTCTGGAGTCGGCGCCCACGACCGCCAGCCCGGCGGCGCCGTCATGGCGACGCTTCAGCGAGGACCATCGCGAGCTGGCGCGCTATCGGCTCGGACTGGACCTGAACGATCCCGATCTGAAGGCCGACATCCATGTGGAAAGCGGGGATGCGTCCGACCGCATCGTCGAATTCGCCACGCAATACGGTTGCAGCCTGATCGTCACGGGGATCGCCCGCGACGAATCGCTGGGCAAGCTCTTGCTCGGTTCCACCGTCAAGAAACTGGTGCGGCACGTGGCCGTGCCGGTGCTGGTGGTCAAGAATCGTCCGCATGGCGCGTATCGGGAAGCCGTGGTGGCCACGGACTTTTCGCCCGAATCGCGGCACGCGCTGCAGGTGGCGGCGGGCCTGTTCCCCGGCACGTCCCTGCTGCTGTTCCACGCTTATGAGACGCCGTTCGGCATGCGCCGTCTGGCCGAGGGCTTGGGCGACGATGCCCAGCGCGATGCGCAAATGGAAATGAACGCTTTCCTCGCCGCCACGCCGGGGCTGCCGGCCGGGGTGCCGTCGTGCACGCTGGTCGAGGATGGCGAGCCTGAAACATTGCTGTCCGATCATGTGTTCGCGCAGCGCTACGAATTGGTGGTGGCCGGCACGCGGCGGGTCAAAGGCATCATGGGCGCCATGGTCGGCAGTGTTGCCGAGCGCCTGCTGGAAGCCTTGCCGTGCGATGTGTTGCTGGTGCGGGGGGCGGAGCCGGACGCCAGGTGA
- a CDS encoding universal stress protein, with protein MQTSFGSSMLAAAASDAARATHATAAAGKLPGRKVTGPILLATDLSARCDRALDRAVLLARQFGVPLLVVHVLSPPHSLSLGAPVPVDNNQLKEQAEARLLRDLENMVDGVQVALRVYTGDPAARLRQVAEEEHCALIVTGVARDDALGLGLGRSLLGTTVERLVRETSRPVLVVKRRARAPYQDAVIATDFSAASRWALDAALTLLPSASLTLFHAFELPRGPLRDTSPDAETAKGFQRMAEESAADFVNATPALDGRPPPRFQVAAGRAERVALDYVRQTQASLLVAGTHGASGLSGALLGSVAEAFLERAPCDVLVVRQPR; from the coding sequence ATGCAGACTTCGTTTGGTTCTTCCATGCTGGCGGCTGCCGCGTCAGACGCGGCTCGGGCCACCCATGCCACGGCGGCGGCCGGCAAGCTGCCAGGCCGCAAGGTGACGGGTCCCATCCTTCTGGCGACGGATCTGAGCGCGCGTTGCGATCGCGCGCTGGACCGCGCCGTGCTGCTGGCGCGCCAGTTCGGCGTGCCGCTGCTGGTGGTCCATGTGCTGTCGCCGCCGCATTCGCTGTCACTGGGCGCGCCGGTTCCGGTCGACAACAATCAACTGAAAGAGCAGGCCGAGGCCCGGCTGCTGCGCGACCTGGAAAACATGGTCGACGGCGTGCAGGTGGCACTGCGGGTGTATACCGGCGATCCGGCCGCGCGCCTGCGGCAGGTGGCGGAAGAGGAGCACTGCGCGCTGATCGTCACGGGCGTGGCGCGTGACGATGCGCTGGGCCTGGGGCTGGGCCGCTCGCTGTTGGGGACCACTGTGGAGCGCCTGGTGCGCGAGACCTCACGGCCGGTGCTGGTGGTGAAGCGGCGGGCCCGGGCGCCGTACCAGGATGCCGTCATCGCCACGGATTTTTCGGCTGCCTCGCGCTGGGCCCTGGACGCCGCGTTGACCCTGCTGCCGTCTGCCAGCCTGACCCTGTTCCATGCGTTCGAATTGCCGCGCGGGCCGCTGCGGGATACCAGCCCGGACGCCGAGACGGCCAAGGGATTCCAGCGGATGGCTGAAGAAAGCGCGGCGGATTTCGTCAATGCCACGCCGGCGCTGGACGGCCGTCCGCCGCCCCGTTTCCAGGTCGCCGCCGGCAGGGCGGAGCGGGTGGCGCTCGATTATGTGCGGCAGACGCAGGCCAGCCTGCTGGTGGCGGGCACGCACGGGGCCAGCGGCTTGTCTGGGGCGCTGCTGGGCAGTGTGGCCGAGGCCTTTCTTGAACGGGCGCCCTGCGATGTGTTGGTAGTGCGGCAGCCCAGGTAG
- a CDS encoding exodeoxyribonuclease III has translation MLRVISANLNGIRSATSKGFFPWLEAQKADFTCLQELKAQAADMTTEMLNPKGLFGYHHYAEKKGYSGVGIYARKQPLQVIEGLGVPEIDSEGRYIELVYDKLSVISVYLPSGSSGDIRQTAKFAFMEHFYKHLAELYQCGREVILCGDWNIAHQEIDLKNWKGNLKNSGFLPEERAWLTKVLGELGWADVYRGLHPETTGEAYTWWSNRGQAYAKNVGWRIDYQIATPTIAGTARKAAIYKDERFSDHAPLIIDYDTKL, from the coding sequence ATGCTCCGAGTCATCTCCGCCAACCTCAACGGCATCCGCTCCGCCACCTCCAAGGGCTTTTTCCCCTGGTTGGAGGCCCAGAAGGCGGACTTCACCTGCCTGCAGGAACTCAAGGCCCAGGCCGCCGACATGACGACGGAGATGCTCAACCCGAAGGGGCTGTTCGGCTACCACCACTACGCGGAAAAGAAAGGCTACAGCGGGGTCGGCATCTATGCCCGCAAGCAGCCCCTGCAAGTGATCGAGGGCCTGGGCGTGCCCGAGATCGACAGCGAAGGCCGCTATATCGAGCTGGTCTACGACAAGCTGTCGGTCATCTCGGTTTATCTGCCTTCCGGCTCCAGCGGCGACATACGCCAGACGGCGAAATTCGCCTTCATGGAGCATTTCTACAAGCACTTGGCCGAGCTATACCAGTGCGGGCGCGAAGTGATCCTGTGCGGCGACTGGAATATCGCGCATCAGGAAATCGACCTGAAGAACTGGAAGGGCAATCTGAAGAACAGCGGCTTCCTGCCGGAAGAGCGGGCCTGGCTGACGAAGGTGCTGGGCGAGTTGGGCTGGGCGGACGTGTACCGGGGCTTGCATCCGGAGACGACGGGCGAGGCCTACACGTGGTGGAGCAATCGGGGGCAGGCTTATGCCAAGAACGTGGGGTGGCGTATCGATTATCAGATCGCCACGCCGACGATTGCCGGGACGGCGCGCAAAGCCGCGATTTACAAGGATGAGCGGTTCTCGGACCACGCACCGTTGATCATCGATTACGACACGAAGCTTTAA
- a CDS encoding helix-turn-helix transcriptional regulator yields the protein MLRRALSPREHTCLHWAALGKPSREISQLLGIRERTVNFHLQNACHKLSARNRRAAVVTALSLGLLDLDQPCTKARARPAKTAYAEGLTSDDAVDAGSIIRGASAATAQTFALPPAAACPRAHSPPPR from the coding sequence ATGCTCAGACGCGCACTTTCACCCCGGGAGCACACCTGCCTGCATTGGGCGGCGCTGGGCAAGCCCAGCCGCGAAATCAGCCAACTGCTGGGAATCCGCGAAAGAACGGTCAATTTCCACCTGCAGAACGCCTGCCACAAGCTGTCCGCGCGCAACCGGCGCGCGGCCGTCGTCACCGCGCTGTCGCTGGGGCTGCTGGACCTGGATCAGCCATGCACGAAGGCGCGGGCCCGGCCCGCCAAGACTGCCTATGCGGAAGGGCTGACAAGCGACGACGCGGTGGATGCCGGGAGCATTATCAGGGGCGCAAGCGCAGCGACCGCACAAACGTTTGCGCTTCCGCCGGCGGCAGCTTGTCCGCGGGCCCACTCGCCACCGCCTCGATGA
- the gshA gene encoding glutamate--cysteine ligase: MTDLTSLRLARLQDHRELLGHTLRGIEKEGLRVDAQGRLALTPHPAPLGSALTNERITTDYSESLLELITGTRNDVDSLIGELEDTHRYVYAGLGDEVIWNQSMPADLPPEADIPIAWYGKSNTGTLKNVYRRGLAERYGKTMQCIAGVHYNFSLDDRVWQVLDLPGADEKAQRSAGYIGLIRNFSRFSWLLMYLFGAAPALSRDFLRGREHPLQAFDAETLYLPYATSLRMSDLGYQNKAQSQLKLCYNDLSTFLARLHAAVTQPWEPYSQIGTHRDGQWIQLNTNILQIENEYYSSIRPKRATRRGERPITALAERGVQYVEVRCLDIDPYAPVGISATTSRFVDAFVLFCAASESPFFSDNGFCQHSADNFSTVVTEGRKPGLLLSREGTPIALSDWGRELLDRIAPYAQLLDDTYGGDAYTQALAAQVEKIANPDATPSARLLADMRSAGASFKEFTLAQSQAHAQALRATPLPADKTAQYQEWARESVAQQQAIEAADDVDFDTYVARYMEAAQAPLVLPQA, encoded by the coding sequence GTGACCGATCTGACCTCCCTTCGCCTCGCCCGCCTGCAAGACCATCGGGAATTGCTGGGCCACACTTTGCGCGGCATCGAAAAAGAGGGGCTGCGCGTGGACGCGCAAGGCCGCCTGGCGCTTACGCCCCATCCCGCGCCCCTGGGATCCGCGCTCACCAACGAGCGCATTACGACCGATTACTCGGAGTCCCTGCTCGAACTGATCACCGGCACCCGTAACGATGTCGACAGCCTGATCGGCGAGCTGGAGGACACCCACCGCTACGTCTACGCCGGCCTGGGCGACGAAGTCATCTGGAACCAGTCGATGCCGGCGGACCTGCCGCCGGAAGCCGACATCCCCATCGCCTGGTACGGCAAGTCCAATACCGGCACGCTCAAGAACGTCTACCGGCGTGGCCTGGCCGAACGCTACGGCAAGACCATGCAGTGCATCGCCGGCGTCCACTACAACTTCTCGCTGGACGACCGCGTGTGGCAGGTCCTGGACCTGCCCGGCGCCGACGAGAAAGCGCAACGCTCGGCCGGCTACATCGGCTTGATCCGCAATTTCTCGCGCTTTTCCTGGCTGCTGATGTACCTGTTCGGCGCCGCGCCGGCGCTGTCGCGCGACTTCCTGCGTGGCCGCGAACACCCCTTGCAGGCATTCGACGCCGAGACCCTGTACCTGCCCTACGCCACCAGCCTGCGCATGAGCGACCTGGGTTACCAGAACAAGGCGCAGTCGCAGCTCAAGCTCTGCTACAACGACCTGTCGACGTTCCTGGCGCGCCTGCACGCGGCCGTGACCCAGCCGTGGGAGCCCTATAGCCAGATCGGCACGCATCGCGACGGCCAGTGGATCCAGCTCAACACCAATATCCTGCAGATCGAAAACGAGTACTACTCCAGCATCCGCCCCAAGCGCGCCACGCGCCGCGGCGAACGCCCCATCACGGCACTGGCCGAACGCGGCGTGCAATACGTGGAAGTGCGTTGCCTGGACATCGATCCCTATGCCCCCGTGGGCATCTCCGCGACCACCAGCCGCTTCGTCGATGCCTTCGTGCTTTTCTGTGCCGCCAGTGAAAGTCCTTTCTTCTCCGACAATGGCTTCTGTCAGCACAGCGCGGACAACTTCAGCACGGTGGTGACCGAAGGCCGCAAGCCGGGCCTGCTGCTGAGCCGCGAAGGCACGCCGATCGCGCTGAGCGACTGGGGCCGCGAGCTGCTGGACCGCATCGCGCCTTACGCTCAGCTGCTCGACGACACCTACGGCGGCGACGCCTACACGCAGGCGCTGGCAGCCCAGGTCGAAAAGATCGCGAACCCTGACGCAACGCCTTCGGCGCGTCTGCTCGCCGACATGCGCAGTGCCGGTGCGTCCTTCAAGGAATTCACGCTGGCGCAAAGCCAGGCGCATGCCCAGGCCCTGCGCGCAACGCCGCTGCCGGCCGACAAGACCGCGCAGTACCAGGAATGGGCCCGCGAGTCGGTGGCGCAGCAGCAGGCTATCGAGGCCGCCGACGACGTGGACTTCGATACCTATGTGGCGCGCTATATGGAAGCGGCCCAGGCGCCGCTGGTGCTTCCGCAGGCCTGA
- a CDS encoding homoserine O-acetyltransferase, translated as MTATIQHPAVGATTPDAIPAQAGDLIAADPAVSSSAIPAAVPAGSVGRVAPVFLTFDTPLPLASGQSLDRYELAVETYGTLNAERSNAVLVCHALNASHHVAGISSSNPKDIGWWDNMVGPGKPVDTDRFFVIGINNLGSCFGSTGPASVNPATGTPWGAAFPVLTVEDWVHAQARVADHFGIQRFAAVMGGSLGGMQALSWATVCPERVAHCVVIASTPRLSAQNIAFNEVARRAIITDPDFHGGDYYAHETVPGRGLSVARMIGHITYLSQDDMAEKFGRNQRAPGADGAYRYGYDVEFEVESYLRYQGEKFSRYFDANTYLLITRALDYFDPARTHGGDLARALAPAQSGFLLVSFSTDWRFPPECSREIVRALLKNGRPVTYAEIDAPHGHDAFLLDDERYHAVMRAYYDRIARELGLPERAAPTAIAAATAQAGEL; from the coding sequence ATGACTGCAACCATCCAGCATCCGGCTGTCGGCGCAACAACGCCCGACGCCATCCCGGCGCAGGCCGGCGACCTGATCGCCGCCGACCCCGCCGTTTCATCCTCTGCCATTCCTGCCGCCGTGCCCGCGGGCTCCGTTGGCCGGGTCGCGCCGGTATTCCTGACCTTCGATACGCCCCTGCCTCTGGCCAGCGGGCAATCCCTGGATCGCTACGAGCTGGCCGTCGAGACCTACGGCACCTTGAACGCCGAGCGCAGCAATGCCGTGCTGGTCTGCCACGCGCTTAATGCGTCGCACCACGTGGCCGGCATCAGCAGCAGCAATCCCAAGGACATCGGCTGGTGGGACAACATGGTGGGCCCCGGTAAACCGGTGGATACCGACCGCTTCTTCGTCATCGGCATCAACAACCTGGGATCGTGCTTCGGGTCGACCGGGCCGGCCTCGGTCAATCCGGCTACCGGCACGCCTTGGGGCGCGGCTTTCCCGGTCCTCACCGTGGAAGACTGGGTCCATGCCCAGGCGCGCGTGGCCGATCATTTCGGCATCCAGCGTTTCGCCGCGGTGATGGGCGGTTCGCTGGGCGGCATGCAGGCGCTGAGCTGGGCCACGGTGTGTCCCGAGCGGGTGGCGCACTGCGTAGTCATCGCCAGCACGCCGCGCCTGTCGGCGCAAAACATCGCCTTCAACGAGGTGGCGCGGCGCGCCATCATCACCGATCCGGATTTCCACGGCGGCGACTACTACGCCCACGAGACCGTACCGGGACGGGGCCTGTCGGTGGCCCGGATGATCGGTCATATCACCTATCTGTCGCAGGACGACATGGCGGAGAAGTTCGGCCGCAACCAGCGGGCGCCCGGCGCGGACGGGGCCTACCGCTACGGTTATGACGTCGAGTTCGAGGTCGAGTCCTACCTGCGCTATCAGGGCGAGAAGTTCTCGCGCTATTTCGACGCGAACACCTATCTGCTGATCACCCGCGCGCTGGACTACTTCGATCCCGCGCGCACTCACGGCGGCGACCTGGCGCGCGCGCTGGCGCCGGCGCAATCCGGCTTCCTGCTGGTGTCGTTTTCCACGGACTGGCGCTTTCCGCCGGAATGCTCGCGTGAGATCGTCCGCGCCCTGTTGAAAAATGGCCGTCCGGTGACTTACGCCGAAATCGACGCGCCGCATGGCCATGATGCGTTCCTGCTGGATGACGAGCGCTATCACGCGGTGATGCGCGCCTACTACGACCGCATCGCGCGCGAACTGGGGTTGCCGGAACGCGCCGCGCCCACCGCGATCGCGGCGGCCACGGCACAAGCAGGAGAGCTGTGA
- a CDS encoding muropeptide transporter, translating to MSSVANIYTSRRVAPLLLLGFASGLPLGLTGGTLQAWATVEGVSLQDIGFLTLVGTAYTLKFLWAPLVDRYVPPFLGRRRGWMALTQVLLGLGIAAMALLSPSTQLLPLALLAVVVAFLSATQDIAFDAYATDVLRKEERGAGAASKVLGYRVAMLVSGGLALILADSWLGWRATYVLMGVLMLLCVIGTLWGPEPEHPAPPPRSLSKAVTEPLQEFFSRRGALTVLLLIVLYKLGDAFAAALSTTFLLRGAGFTPTEVGTVNKVLGLASTIIGTLAGGALLARLGLYRSLMLFGLLQAVSNLGYWMIAVTPPHLYTMGAAVGLENLCGGMGTAAFVALLMALCKQEFSATQFALLSALSAVGRTYLAGPLTPVLVGKLGWPGFFLITVVIALPGLILLWLRRRDIEALDTDAA from the coding sequence ATTTCCTCCGTCGCCAATATCTATACCAGCCGCCGTGTCGCTCCGCTTTTACTGTTGGGTTTTGCCAGCGGATTGCCGCTGGGACTGACTGGCGGCACGCTGCAGGCCTGGGCCACGGTCGAAGGGGTGTCGCTGCAGGACATCGGTTTCCTGACGCTCGTGGGCACGGCCTACACCTTGAAATTCCTTTGGGCACCGCTGGTCGACCGCTACGTGCCGCCGTTCCTGGGCCGCCGGCGCGGCTGGATGGCGCTGACCCAGGTGCTGCTGGGGCTGGGCATCGCCGCCATGGCCTTGCTGTCGCCCAGCACGCAGCTGTTGCCGCTGGCCTTGCTGGCGGTGGTGGTGGCGTTCCTGTCGGCGACGCAGGACATCGCGTTCGACGCTTACGCCACCGACGTGCTGCGCAAGGAAGAACGGGGCGCGGGCGCCGCGTCCAAGGTGCTGGGCTACCGCGTGGCGATGCTGGTGTCGGGCGGGCTGGCGCTGATCCTGGCGGACAGTTGGCTGGGCTGGCGCGCGACCTACGTCCTGATGGGCGTGCTGATGCTGTTGTGCGTGATCGGCACGCTGTGGGGGCCGGAGCCGGAGCATCCGGCGCCGCCACCGCGGTCACTGAGCAAGGCCGTGACCGAACCCTTGCAGGAATTCTTCAGCCGGCGCGGCGCCCTGACGGTGCTGTTGCTGATCGTGCTTTACAAGCTGGGCGACGCCTTCGCGGCGGCCTTGTCGACCACGTTCCTGCTGCGTGGCGCCGGTTTCACGCCCACCGAGGTGGGCACGGTCAACAAGGTCCTGGGTTTGGCGTCCACCATTATCGGAACGCTGGCGGGCGGCGCGCTGCTGGCACGGCTGGGGCTGTATCGCTCGCTGATGCTGTTCGGCCTGCTGCAGGCGGTATCCAACCTGGGTTACTGGATGATCGCCGTCACGCCGCCGCATCTCTACACGATGGGCGCGGCGGTTGGCCTGGAAAATCTCTGCGGCGGCATGGGGACGGCGGCCTTCGTGGCCTTGCTGATGGCCCTGTGCAAGCAGGAGTTCTCCGCGACCCAGTTCGCCTTGCTGTCGGCCTTGTCGGCGGTGGGGCGCACCTATCTGGCGGGTCCCCTGACACCCGTGCTGGTCGGTAAGCTGGGCTGGCCCGGTTTCTTCCTGATCACGGTGGTGATCGCCTTGCCGGGCCTGATTCTGCTTTGGCTGCGGCGCCGCGACATCGAGGCCCTGGACACGGACGCGGCCTGA